The following nucleotide sequence is from Desulfuromonadaceae bacterium.
CCCGTTTTTCGGCACACCATGGAGCAAAAACCGACGCTGGTCCTGATGGCAAACAACCCCTTTCTTGCTCCGCTGCCAATCGACAGCGCTGCCGATATCGTGACGTTACTGGGCGCGCCTGCTGAGGCGCTGGTGCCCCACTTTGTCCCCTTTGCGTCCGACCCGCCACTGTTGACCGACATGACGGTTTCCGCCGCACTGGCCGCCGGTTATTTCAGCCGGGTCGTGTGGGTGGTGCCGACCGAAGGCGAAAAAGAGCTCTTTTCCGGGGTGCAGCTGAAAACCCAACTGGTCGATCTCGGCGCGATCAACGAAGCCGAGGCGGCTTCGTTTCAGGAGGACGTCGACGGCAGCGTTGTTGCCGTTATTCGTGGAGTGCCATGGCACATCGTCCATTACACACAACTGCCGCAGCTGAGTGAAGACGTCGTCGTTTACCTTGATCTGGATTTTTTCAAACCGCTCTACCGGGGGGAGATCAAAACCCCCCTGCTCGAAATCACCTACGCGCTGCTCAATACGCTGAAAAAAAATGCCTGGAAAACCCTCAATCTGATCATCTGTCGCAGTAACCTGAACGGGTTACCACTTGAAACCCGATTTCTTGGCAACGATCTGGCCGAGGCCTTTCGCACTCCGCAATTGGTGTCCGGAGAGCCCCCCCTGAAATGGCAACTGCGTAAAAATGCACTCTATCTCGAAAACTTCATGCAGAATGAAAAAATCCACGCTATCTACCGGCAGATGCTGGAGGGCAGCCCCGCTGACCCCTCCGTCAAGTTCGGGCTCTACCAGATTTTGCGGCGCCTCAAGCGCGGTGATGAGGCTCTCGACTTGCTTGCCCAGGCGGTCGCAACTGATCGTTACTACGCTCTGGAATATCTCAATCTGGCTGCAATCGCAGAGGAAAAAAATCTGCCCCACAAAAAACTTGAAATGTTTTCTCGCGCACAGGCGATTTTTCCAGACAACCCGTTTCTGACGATCGAAGTCGCGCGGATCATGATTGAAATAGGCCGCGTTGATCAGGCGAAGAGCATGATTGATGAATTGCTGAAACGCAACTGGTCACCGCTCTACTTTCCGCAGATGAAAGATTATCTGCGCACATTGATTGCCCGCGAACAGCCCGCAAAGGTGCAACAATGAATCGATGCATTAAATTACTGCGTCGGCCAGGGGTGCTTCTTGTCCTTTTCGCTCTGATCGGCAGCTTCGCCCTGAGCAGCTGCAAACGCCAGGCGGAGGAACCGGTCAAAGAAGCGGTGCAGACGCCTCAGCCATCGACCCCGCCAACAACCGGGACGCAGCCCGCCCCGGAAGAGCCGCCCCCCCCCATGCCGCCGATCAGCGAAACGTTTGACGGAACACCGCAGCTGTCACTCTTCCCGCGGATTGGTGGCAATCGCCCGGCGGACGATGATTCCGAACAACTTGGTTACTGGAAAACTTTTATCGAGCATCTGCAACGCACCTCGGGTATCGCTCGGGGAGCGGGTGTGGACGGAAGTAATTGCTGGAGTTTTCGCGGCAACGAGGGGGTTAACTCCCTCGGATTTTTTTCACCTCTGGCGGTAAATCCGCAGGGAAATTATCGAGTTACTTTCGATTTTCGCGGCGAGCTGCCGGACCAGGGGGAGGCCGGTGTCGGTGTCCTTGAATTTAAAGAGTTTTTGTGGGTTGGAGATCAGTTCACCGAAAAACAGTTACGCGATAATCTGCTCACCGCGCAGGTCGGCGTGCGTCTGGAGGGGCAACAGGAATGGGCATCCCATAGTTTTGACTTTACCGTTTCACCTGCAACCGGCATGGTTCACCTGATCCTCTTCCGTGAAGGAAAACAAAGTCGGGTGCCGGTCTATTTTGATAATATCCGCATTGAACCAGTCACCCCCCAACAACCTCTGGAGAAATAACATGATGGAGATCTCTTTCCCCGGCGGCGTTGCCGTACATGCCGCCTGCGACGGTTTCAGCGTCGCAACCGACCAGCCGCTCGCATCCGGCGGCACCAATGCCGCACCATCCCCCTTCGCCCTCTTTCTGGCTTCCCTCGGTACCTGTGCCGGCTTCTTTGCCCTGCGTTTTTGTCAGCAACGTGATATCGATACCAGCGGGATGAAACTGACGCTGGAAACAGAAAAAGGGACGACCCGAAAAATCGATCGGGTCAAAATCAGCATCCATCTGCCGGAAAATTTTCCGGAGAAGTACCGCAAGGCGATTATCAAAGCAACCGACGCCTGTGCGGTCAAGCAGGCGATCCTTGCCCCCCCCGAGTTCATCGTTGAAGCAGTACACTGAAACAACGGGCCGCATTCACCAAAGAATGCGGCCCGTTGCTGGTCTGTCGATACACTGAATTACTATTGAGCTGCGGTCGTAAAAGTCCAGTCGGTCAGCGTTGCATCATGAATCGCATTCCCCGCCAGATCAACAATCCGGTAGTTCACATCATCTTTCAGCAGGACGGCATGGTAAATGGCACCCGGCATCAAATCGCTATCCGGGTCGAAGGTCGCGGTTCGCGTCAGGTCATCGTAGGTCAATGTGCCATTGACCACCGCTCCGGCGTCAGCCGTCAATGAAAAGAGGTTACCCAGCCCGGTCGCCGGGTCGACGGGCGACCCGTTAGTGTCAAACAGCTGGATGCGCTCGTTGAAACGGAAAGTCAACATGGCTGATGGGGGAGCGGTGACTGAATTTGCTGCCGGGTAAACTTCGACAAAGGAGGGGCCGACGGTGTCAAAATAAATCCGCGTCGTCGCCACCGGCACGGTGGCACTGTTGTAGGCCGGGGCGGAATTGGACAAGGTTGCGGTCGCCAGCGTCATTCCGGCAGGAATATCGGTCAGGGTGACCTCCCAGCCGTCAGCCACAGTTGCGGAATTGACTACCGCTGTCGCCGTCAAAAACCGGTTAAAGACGAGTAAAATGTCGGTTGCCGCTACCCCGCCCCGCGTTCCGCTCAATATCAGGCTGTTGTATGTCGCGTTCATCCGCGCCGGAGGATCGATGGACAACCCCGGCACCGCCGGATCGACCGTGATCGGCACCAGCAGACTGTTGTAATTGCCCGCCGGGTCGATCGCGACGATATTATATGTGGCACTTGGCCCTGACACCGGATATTCCCACAGTGACTGATCGACCGGGACAGGGGTGCCGTCAACAGTAAGCGTGGCGCTGTCCTCAACGCTGCCGGCAATAACCTGCGACGACAGTGAGGTCGGAGTTAAAATCTGGTAAACGCTGACCGTCGGTGGAGTCTGGTCAACAAGAATGTTCAGGTATACCTGGGTGCGATTGCCGATCTGATCCGACGCAGAGACAACAATGATGTTACTCCCCGGTTGCAGATTGGTGACCGTTGCCGTCCAGTCAAGGAGCGGAGCACCCCCCGATACCCCGCCAAAGGTGACGGTCGCGGTATCACTCTCGAATTCAAGATCGGCGTACCCGGCTTCGATCTGGCCGCTGATGGCGATAACGGCGGACAGATCGTTCGTCGTGTAGCTCGCGGTGCCGGACAGATCAACTGTCGCCGTCAGGCGGGGCGGATCTTCATCATGATCGTTTTCAGCACATCCGCTAAAGATGAGCAGAGTTATCATAACGGCGCTAAACAGGCCGTAACGCACTATTCCAGACATTAATTTTCTCCGTTGCACTGATGATTAGAGCCAGGGAACGATAGCCGGAAAGAGGATAAAACTCAACTCTTTTTGGCCTCGGATCGGCGTGAAAAGGCTTTTTGCAATGCCGCGGGGATCCCCGCTTCACAAGGAATCTTCACCTGGCACAGACCGCAGGGGGTCGCATCGATACCATAGGTTTCACGGCTATGAGGGGCGGTCACGTTCCGGATATAGGCCGCGCAACCGTCCTTGTCATGTCCGTTCAGACCGATCACCTGCGCCGGGCAGCGACCGGCGCAGGCCCGACAGATCCCCCTGGCATAATGCAGGCAATAAGCGTGCGGATCATCTCCGTAAGGACGCGGCGAAAGTGGCAGCTGGAGCGCAGTCACCACCGAGCCGAGGCGCACCGCCTTGCCCAGCGGGGTGATCAATCCGTCGCTGAGCCCGAAGGTACCGAGTCCGGCAACGAACGCAGTGTGACGTTCCGACCAGTTGGAGGCAATGCCAAAGCGTGGCGATTGACGATAGGAAAAACCGGGTTGCCGGGCTGGTGCAACGGCTGGATAACCGCTCTGCACCAGAAGTTCAACCAGATGATCGCGCAAGGCCTCATTGAAGAGCTCGCCAAAATAGCGCGATCTCACCCAGCGTTCGGCGGGCAGTGCTGTCGCATGCCGTTGATCGGTCCGTGTCGCATCGGTTTGCGGCAAGACATAGCTGATAACCCGCAATTCATCGGCGCGGCAGCTGCGCTGAGGATAAGCCTGACGAAAAACTTCCAGAGGGGTCCAGTAAAACGGGCCGATATCCTCTTTGAAGCGTTGAAAGAAAGGGTCATCACCGGCAGCAACGCCGACGATCGGTCCACCCCAGGCGGGCTCATGCGTCGGCAGATCAAGGGTGTTGGCTGCCGCTGCCGCACAAAACGCGGTGACGCTTTGCTCGATCTGCTTTTTGTTCATCATCTTTGCAACGCCATTTCCACTTACCGGTTCGGGGCTATCTCACAGACCAGGGTCACTGCGGCGTGCAACGAGACATCGCCGGGCTTGATTGGCGGCGCACTGCGGTTGGCGGAAAATACTTCCGCCGCCAGCATCACCGGACGCGGCGGAAGGGCATCATCGAGACGCAATTCCGCGACCC
It contains:
- a CDS encoding OsmC family protein, which produces MEISFPGGVAVHAACDGFSVATDQPLASGGTNAAPSPFALFLASLGTCAGFFALRFCQQRDIDTSGMKLTLETEKGTTRKIDRVKISIHLPENFPEKYRKAIIKATDACAVKQAILAPPEFIVEAVH
- a CDS encoding Ig-like domain-containing protein gives rise to the protein MSGIVRYGLFSAVMITLLIFSGCAENDHDEDPPRLTATVDLSGTASYTTNDLSAVIAISGQIEAGYADLEFESDTATVTFGGVSGGAPLLDWTATVTNLQPGSNIIVVSASDQIGNRTQVYLNILVDQTPPTVSVYQILTPTSLSSQVIAGSVEDSATLTVDGTPVPVDQSLWEYPVSGPSATYNIVAIDPAGNYNSLLVPITVDPAVPGLSIDPPARMNATYNSLILSGTRGGVAATDILLVFNRFLTATAVVNSATVADGWEVTLTDIPAGMTLATATLSNSAPAYNSATVPVATTRIYFDTVGPSFVEVYPAANSVTAPPSAMLTFRFNERIQLFDTNGSPVDPATGLGNLFSLTADAGAVVNGTLTYDDLTRTATFDPDSDLMPGAIYHAVLLKDDVNYRIVDLAGNAIHDATLTDWTFTTAAQ
- a CDS encoding 4Fe-4S ferredoxin, producing MMNKKQIEQSVTAFCAAAAANTLDLPTHEPAWGGPIVGVAAGDDPFFQRFKEDIGPFYWTPLEVFRQAYPQRSCRADELRVISYVLPQTDATRTDQRHATALPAERWVRSRYFGELFNEALRDHLVELLVQSGYPAVAPARQPGFSYRQSPRFGIASNWSERHTAFVAGLGTFGLSDGLITPLGKAVRLGSVVTALQLPLSPRPYGDDPHAYCLHYARGICRACAGRCPAQVIGLNGHDKDGCAAYIRNVTAPHSRETYGIDATPCGLCQVKIPCEAGIPAALQKAFSRRSEAKKS